In Azospirillum thiophilum, the DNA window CCGCACCCATCGCGACACCGTTCCGCGCCCGAACCTCCTCAGTGCGTTTGGTCATGTCGATATCCCCTGATTGTGCCCATGCAAGTTAATAATGCGAATCATTCGCATATCCCCCGCGAGCTTGTTATCGTATGACCACTTTCGCCGCAAGGATTATGACGTGCGGATAAGATAAAAATGCAAATCATGTGAATATATTTGAGTAACTTGTTGGGAAAAGTGATTTGATTCCGAAATCATCAGTGGTACCGGCAGATAGATGCCGAGTATTTCATTTCAAGCACCACAAATTATTCCGCTCTATCCTTCCATTTCTGAGGTTCTTGGCTGGGATATGGCAACGGAGTCCACTTCGGATCCTGCCAAGGATGACGAACGGCCGGGACAGGCGGTGCTTGCGCTCGTTGCCCATACGCTGTCCTGCGGCCCGGACTGCGCGCGCCGGGCGGTGCGGCGCGCCATCGATGCCAGCGCCAGCGCCCCGGCCAGCGCCACCAGATCGACGCCGATCAGCCCGGGCGAAGCCCACAGCCCGAGGCCGGGCACCACCCATCCCAGCAGGCTGGTGGCCGGGATCGCGGCACTGGCCGCCGCCGAGGCCCACAGCAACTCCACCCCCGCCCGCGCGGCGCCGCGCAGAAATGCCCAGATGCAGGCGGCGAGGAACGTGACGTAATAGATGCCCCAGTGCCAGGCGTGCAGATCGTCGACCAGCCCGTTCAGCCATTTTCCGGCGGCGATGGTCGATGACAGGCCGCCGACGCAGCCCAGGCAGACACCGACCGTACCGGCGGCGAGCAGACTGGTGGAACGGCTCTGCGCCACCGGTCCGCCGGCCCGCCGTTCGGTGCGGCGCCTCGATTCGATCCACAGCAGATTGCCGGTATAGAACAGCAGCGCCCCCGCCAGCCCCAGCAGGAAATAGGTCCAGCGCACCACGCCGCCGCCGAAGCTGCCGAAATGCAGCGCGAAGAAGGCCGAGACGGTGGACGACCATGGTCCCTGGTGCCCCGGCATGTATTCGGTGTCGATCACCCGGCCATCGGTCGCCCCCAGCAGAACGAAACCTTCGCGCCGTACCAGATAGCGCGGGTCGTGGCCCCAGACGCGCACGGTCGCGGCGCGGGTGCCGGCGTCGTGATACTCCAGGCTGGTCGGGGTGAAGCCGGGCTCCAGCGCGTGGACCCGCTCCAGGAACGCCTGCGGCGCCAGCATCGCGGCGGGGCCGGTGTCCTTCCTGACGCCGCGGAAGGGGCTGCTGGCGGCGATCACCGTCCGCATCCGCCCATCATAGACGACCTCGTCCAGCGCGTCGTAGATCTGGTCGTGCAGCCCGAACACCACCGCCGACAGGGCGATCACGATATGAAAGGGCAGGCTGACGATGCCCAGCACATTGTGGACGTCGAGCCACATCCGCTTCAGGTTCGCGGTGACGCGCAGGACGAGGAAATCCTTGACCAGCGACGGCAGCAGTACAATGACGCCGGACACCAGCGCCACCACGTAGAGCGCGCTGGCGATCCCCGTCACCAGGGTGCCGATGTCCAGGTCGCCGGGAATGCCGGCCGTCCGGTGCAGAACGTCCACCAGCAGCCCGATGCCGGCGGGATCGAGCCGATCCACCGTCACCGAGCCGTCGGGGCCCAGCGTCGCCGCCCAGGGGGCGGGATCGATCCGTTCCTCCGTCCAGGTCAGGCGCAGGGGCGCTTCACCGGCCAGCACTGGATCCAGCGCCAGGGTGAAGTCGCGCACCTCCGGCCGCAGGGCGCGGGTGGCGGCGATCAGTTCCCCGGCCCCGTCCAGCGCCATCGGCGACACGGCCTCGGGCCGGGTCATCCAGCGTTCCAGCGGCTCCTTGAACATCGTCACGGCCCCGGCATAGAAGCAGACGAACAGGATCAACCCGGTCAGGATGCCGGTCCAGCTGTGGACCTGACGGTAGAGGCGGACGATGTCTGCGCGCATGGGGGCGTCCCGGAAGGATGACGGCGGGGAGATCAGTGGGGCAGGGGGCCGCGTCCGGCCAGCAGCAGCGCGTAGGCGACCAGATTGGCGCCGCCCAGCCATAGCCACGCGCGCAGTCCGCTGCGGAACAGGAAGCAGAAACTGACCACCCCGAGCCAGAGGGGCGCCACGATCCACATGGTGAACTGGAACTTGTTCGCCGCCGCCGGTCCGCCGGGACCGAACCAGGTGAACAGCCCCGACAGGGCGATCGCCAGCGTGAAGCCCAGCAGCGTTCCGGCGCAGCTCTTGCTCCACCAATCGGAACGGATCGCGGTTTTCGCCCGGGCAACGGGGCGTCGGGCATCGGGGCGTCGGGCGGCGGAGTGTTGGGCGGCCATCCGTCAGCCCTTCCGTGCCGAAGCGGACGTGTGCGCGACCGCCGCAAAGGTCAGGGCGGTCAACAGCGCCATCGATACGGTCAGGCTGGTGAAGAGCGCGGTCACCGGGTGCAGGACCACCGACCAGGACAGCCATCCCGCCACCAGCGCCACCGCCCCGGCGATCCGGC includes these proteins:
- a CDS encoding PepSY-associated TM helix domain-containing protein; this translates as MRADIVRLYRQVHSWTGILTGLILFVCFYAGAVTMFKEPLERWMTRPEAVSPMALDGAGELIAATRALRPEVRDFTLALDPVLAGEAPLRLTWTEERIDPAPWAATLGPDGSVTVDRLDPAGIGLLVDVLHRTAGIPGDLDIGTLVTGIASALYVVALVSGVIVLLPSLVKDFLVLRVTANLKRMWLDVHNVLGIVSLPFHIVIALSAVVFGLHDQIYDALDEVVYDGRMRTVIAASSPFRGVRKDTGPAAMLAPQAFLERVHALEPGFTPTSLEYHDAGTRAATVRVWGHDPRYLVRREGFVLLGATDGRVIDTEYMPGHQGPWSSTVSAFFALHFGSFGGGVVRWTYFLLGLAGALLFYTGNLLWIESRRRTERRAGGPVAQSRSTSLLAAGTVGVCLGCVGGLSSTIAAGKWLNGLVDDLHAWHWGIYYVTFLAACIWAFLRGAARAGVELLWASAAASAAIPATSLLGWVVPGLGLWASPGLIGVDLVALAGALALASMARRTARRAQSGPQDSVWATSASTACPGRSSSLAGSEVDSVAISQPRTSEMEG